The Lycium barbarum isolate Lr01 chromosome 10, ASM1917538v2, whole genome shotgun sequence genome includes a region encoding these proteins:
- the LOC132614865 gene encoding reticulon-like protein B9: MPIYSSDSDDPRPSYSAPPKRLFARQRPMHAILGGGKVADILLWRDRTISAAILFGFTMTWFLFEVVEYNFVSLLCHISMILMLILFIWSTGAGLIDWAPPDLRAIMISDSTFRWLCGKFNSMLSKFYEISSGKDFRTFFLAITILWVLSVIGNYFSSLNLLYLGFLCLATLPAIYERNQDKVDYLASKGNQDMKKLYKKFDRKVLNKIPRGPVKERKRF; this comes from the exons ATGCCGATCTATTCTTCTGATTCTGATGATCCCCGCCCTTCATATTCAGCACCTCCCAAAAGATTATTTGCTCGTCAAAGACCCATGCATGCAATTCTTGGAGGAGGAAAAG TCGCGGATATTTTATTATGGAGGGACAGGACAATATCAGCTGCGATTCTATTTGGATTCACAATGACATGGTTCCTTTTTGAAGTAGTGGAGTACAACTTTGTTTCTCTTTTGTGTCACATTTCCATGATCTTGATGTTGATTCTGTTCATCTGGTCTACTGGGGCGGGACTTATTGATTG GGCTCCTCCTGATTTACGTGCTATCATGATATCGGATTCAACTTTCAGATGGTTATGTGGAAAATTCAACTCAATGTTATCTAAGTTCTATGAGATTTCATCTGGAAAAGACTTTAGAACCTTTTTTCTG GCAATCACTATTCTGTGGGTATTATCAGTAATTGGAAATTATTTCAGCTCTCTGAATCTGTTGTATCTGG GATTTCTTTGCCTGGCAACATTACCTGCTATTTATGAAAGGAATCAAGACAAAGTGGATTATCTAGCAAGCAAAGGGAACCAAGATATGAAGAAGTTGTACAAGAAATTTGATAGGAAGGTTCTTAACAAGATTCCAAGGGGACCCGTCAAGGAAAGGAAGAGGTTTTAA
- the LOC132613248 gene encoding uncharacterized protein LOC132613248, whose product MSKWNLNLDSSSDEVVGEQLSLSHLKVDEVHKPNFWDHSPPTLLTLGAPGVENHVPKFGTTNYSSSTQSDSQQPQQRKIMTRPCHKILDRESKGKKRKCGEDLVSEFDYYSCYYQANGSGLTSRRNEDGLQQCSKASSVEMHKMSERKRRDRIAKKVKALEELIPNCNKVMSMDGFPAWHSTSTLLAARNQIMQSTLQFNPYVPVMPRIAFDSYFGFGTSINYSNMLSPNLFPMMPLPSTGSHFPFLPLASITRKT is encoded by the exons ATGTCAAAGTGGAACTTAAATTTAGATTCTTCATCTGATGAAGTTGTTGGTGAGCAATTATCTCTGAGTCATTTAAAGGTTGATGAAGTCCATAAGCCAAACTTTTGGGACCACTCGCCACCAACCCTACTGACCTTAGGTGCCCCTGGGGTGGAAAATCATGTGCCTAAGTTTGGAACTACAAATTACTCATCAAGTACTCAATCTGATTCTCAGCAGCCACAACAAAGAAAGATTATGACAAGACCTTGTCATAAAATCCTAGATAGGGAGTCAAAAGGGAAAAAGAGAAAATGTGGAGAAGATTTAGTGTCTGAATTTGAT TACTACTCTTGTTATTATCAGGCTAATGGAAGTGGGTTGACATCAAGAAGGAATGAAGATGGTTTGCAGCAATGTTCTAAAGCAAGTTCTGTTGAAATGCATAAAATGAGTGAGAGG AAACGTAGAGACCGGATTGCAAAAAAGGTGAAGGCTCTGGAGGAACTAATACCCAATTGTAACAAG GTGATGTCAATGGATGGATTTCCAGCATGGCATTCAACATCCACTCTACTAGCTGCCAGAAACCAAATAATGCAGAGCACTCTACAATTTAATCCTTACGTGCCAGTAATGCCAAGGATAGCATTTGACTCCTATTTTGGTTTTGGGACATCTATTAATTATAGCAATATGCTTTCCCCCAATTTGTTCCCAATGATGCCTCTGCCTTCCACGGGCAGTCACTTTCCATTTTTGCCCCTTGCCTCCATCACAAGAAAAACTTAG